Proteins encoded together in one Cicer arietinum cultivar CDC Frontier isolate Library 1 chromosome 4, Cicar.CDCFrontier_v2.0, whole genome shotgun sequence window:
- the LOC101493838 gene encoding uncharacterized protein: MFDPERYQPKISVPVSNGIIQQKTNHTNNNICKTKSKNNSHQQHVEDDESGMCSPPLWSTKNTHNKSNNYKSLSPESKTQAIERGQKELMEMVKNMPESCYELTLKDLVEHHSPKVVEEKKNLGNKNTRKREGISTSNSNNGRKIDKRNIGNFDSGGFYLKMVFPISLGSKKHNKKKELLVNNNSASSKVSPRTSVSDGFVNNNKEWWKKKSVLECEGVESNSGGGNSMKRVGSSSTSSCSSRSNSRHEMSGSSCWPFIRRSVILSQK, from the exons atgtttgatccAGAAAGATACCAACCCAAAATCTCTGTTCCAGTTTCAAATGGTATTatacaacaaaaaacaaatCACACCAACAACAACATTTGTAAAACAAAAAGCAAGAACAATTCTCATCAACAacatgttgaagatgatgaatcTGGCATGTGTTCTCCTCCTTTATGGTCAACAAAGAATACTCACAACAAAAGCAACAATTATAAAAGTCTTTCACCTGAATCAAAGACACAAGCAATTGAAAGAGGACAAAAGGAGTTAATGGAAATGGTTAAGAACATGCCAGAGTCATGTTATGAACTCACTTTAAAAGATCTTGTGGAACATCATTCTCCAAAGGTTGTTGAAGAAAAGAAGAATTTGGGCAACAAAAACACACGCAAAAGAGAAGGAATTAGTActagtaatagtaataatggtAGAAAGATTGATAAGAGAAATATTGGGAATTTTGATAGTGGTGGATTTTATCTCAAAATGGTGTTTCCAATTTCTTTGGGATCAAAGAAACATAATAAGAAGAAAGAGTTATTGGTTAATAATAATAGTGCTTCTTCAAAGGTTTCTCCAAGAACATCGGTTTCTGATggatttgttaataataataaagaatggTGGAAGAAGAAGAGTGTTTTGGAATGTGAAGGTGTCGAGAGTAATAGTGGGGGTGGCAATAGCATGAAAAGAGTTGGTAGCAGCAGTACCAGCAGTTGCAGCAGCAGGAGTAATAGCAG GCATGAAATGAGTGGTAGTAGCTGCTGGCCTTTCATACGAAGGTCTGTAATCCTATCACAAAAGTAA